From Pandoraea norimbergensis, the proteins below share one genomic window:
- a CDS encoding phosphoethanolamine transferase — translation MKPLLHRLYLGLGGLAAFWALGMISANEYGKSAALMVTALPGLAGLCLLLRARPAWFSATTLSVIAVFFLDAATKGFLRDYFGMRPNHLLVLHAVFNTNPSETNEFFRHNWRDVFEASAAFVVLMGAVVFGERRFARDEARQSPAPMRRTGKSAVVALLAVFLALHFNPTMAKENPLLYWPMRYLDYKGQADHAAQLQRDLDRNMAHRADWRVQYHGPDKNTVVWVIGESLNRNNMSLYGYARNTTPMLDSLRGDLTVFRDVVSSEPATMSSLMKMLTPASLDDPEAWTRQPDVVMLAREAGYHTYWISNQVPNDGWLGLVAKRADEQVFINKGYGRGENNVDGNLLPAFDAALASEAPKKLIIVHLLGAHPTYDMRYPEEFARFDNTDDSVMASLAAQGRSTWVRHLRNEYDNAIAYNDFVVSNLIRKTMATGAQSDASLLFSSDHAQEVGHTRNHAGQSVADASGYEIPMVVWSRDGAQPPGVQNPLTQAALESRPYQTDRLEHTLLGMLDIDTRYYSASDDLLSPAFTPRERRINGQAYTRQQPNS, via the coding sequence TTGAAACCCTTATTGCATCGGCTTTACCTCGGATTGGGCGGACTGGCCGCGTTCTGGGCCCTCGGCATGATCAGTGCGAACGAATACGGCAAGAGCGCCGCCCTGATGGTGACCGCGCTACCCGGTCTCGCGGGGCTCTGCCTGCTGTTGCGCGCGCGGCCGGCGTGGTTCAGCGCCACCACGCTCAGCGTCATCGCCGTGTTCTTCCTCGATGCGGCCACCAAGGGCTTCCTGCGCGACTACTTCGGCATGCGCCCCAATCACTTGTTGGTGCTGCACGCAGTGTTCAACACCAATCCGTCCGAAACCAACGAGTTCTTCCGCCATAACTGGCGCGATGTCTTCGAAGCCAGCGCGGCATTCGTCGTGCTGATGGGTGCCGTCGTGTTCGGCGAGCGCCGCTTCGCACGCGACGAGGCCCGGCAATCGCCCGCACCGATGCGGCGCACCGGCAAGTCTGCCGTCGTGGCGCTGCTGGCCGTCTTCCTCGCGCTGCACTTCAACCCGACGATGGCCAAGGAGAATCCGCTGCTCTATTGGCCGATGCGCTATCTCGATTACAAGGGACAGGCTGATCACGCCGCGCAGTTGCAACGCGATCTCGACCGCAATATGGCGCACCGCGCAGATTGGCGCGTGCAGTATCACGGGCCGGACAAGAACACCGTCGTCTGGGTGATCGGCGAGAGTCTGAATCGCAATAACATGTCGCTCTACGGCTACGCGCGCAACACGACGCCGATGCTCGATTCTCTGCGCGGCGATCTCACAGTGTTCCGCGACGTGGTGTCGTCGGAACCGGCAACGATGTCGTCGCTCATGAAGATGCTCACGCCGGCCAGCCTCGACGACCCCGAAGCATGGACGCGCCAGCCCGATGTCGTGATGCTCGCCCGGGAGGCCGGCTATCACACGTACTGGATCTCGAATCAGGTGCCCAACGACGGCTGGCTCGGCTTGGTGGCCAAGCGCGCCGACGAGCAGGTGTTCATCAACAAGGGGTACGGACGCGGCGAGAATAACGTCGACGGCAATCTGCTGCCCGCGTTTGATGCGGCGCTGGCCAGCGAAGCCCCGAAAAAGCTGATCATCGTGCACTTACTGGGCGCCCACCCGACCTACGATATGCGCTATCCCGAGGAGTTCGCGCGCTTCGACAATACCGACGATTCGGTCATGGCGTCACTCGCCGCTCAAGGCCGGTCGACGTGGGTACGGCACCTGCGCAACGAGTACGACAACGCCATCGCGTACAACGATTTCGTGGTCTCGAATCTGATTCGCAAAACGATGGCGACGGGTGCGCAGAGCGACGCCAGTCTGCTGTTCAGTTCCGATCATGCGCAGGAAGTGGGGCACACCCGCAATCATGCCGGGCAGTCGGTGGCGGATGCGTCCGGCTATGAGATCCCGATGGTCGTGTGGTCACGCGACGGCGCACAGCCTCCGGGTGTTCAGAACCCATTGACACAGGCAGCCCTCGAATCTCGCCCGTATCAGACGGACCGTCTCGAACATACGCTGCTAGGCATGCTCGACATCGACACGCGTTACTACAGTGCCTCGGACGATCTGCTCAGCCCGGCCTTTACGCCACGCGAGCGTCGCATCAACGGGCAGGCGTACACGCGGCAGCAGCCGAACAGCTAG